From the genome of Castor canadensis chromosome 4, mCasCan1.hap1v2, whole genome shotgun sequence, one region includes:
- the Slc23a3 gene encoding solute carrier family 23 member 3 isoform X5, whose amino-acid sequence MPWLPCLHCCLLPRIPPPPLGSLGVGLPLGASAVFWLCSLPPGGLSFSPAQLLASSFFSCGVSTVLQTWMGSRLPLVQAPSLEFLIPALVLTSQKPPLAIQTPGNTSLSLDLCRLPGCHDLKIWHTSFQEVSGAVTVSGLLQCALGFLGVPGRMFLYCGPLVLAPSLVVAGLFAHREVAQFCSAHWGLALLLILLMVICSQHLGSCQVLLCPWRPTSTSSTHIHIPAFRLLSVLLPVTCVWIISALMNLSVIPLQLSVPSVTPWFWLPHPGEWNWPLLTPRALAAGISMALAASTSSLCCYALCGQLLHLPPPPPHVCSRGLSMEGLGTVLAGLLGSPMGTASSFPNVGTVSLFQAGSRRVSHLVGLFCMGIGLSPKLAQLLTSIPLTVVGGVLGVTQAVVLSAGFSSFHLADIDSGRNVFIVGFSIFMALLLPRWLRENPVSIDTGWNFPDVLLRSLLAEPIFLAGLLGFFLENTVSGTLLERGLDQGHPTSFTAQQARFPLKSRKKAAQEYGLPQPIQNLCSCIPQPLRCLCPVLKDLGDEEGGPAEPGETEDLLPGFRELRPLSSREGLRSQ is encoded by the exons ATGCCCTGGCTCCCCTGCCTCCATTGCTGCCTGCTCCCCAGAATCCCTCCACCCCCTCTTGGGTCTCTCGGTGTGGGCCTCCCACTTGGGGCTTCAGCTGTCTTCTGGCTCTGCAG TCTCCCCCCAGGAGGACTCTCTTTCTCACCTGCTCAGCTCCTGGCCTCCAGCTTCTTCTCATGTGGTGTGTCTACGGTCCTGCAAACTTGGATGGGCAGCAG GCTCCCTCTTGTCCAGGCTCCATCCTTAGAGTTCCTTATCCCTGCACTGGTGCTGACCAGCCAGAAGCCACCTCTGGCCATCCAGACTCCTGGAAACA CCTCCCTCTCACTGGACCTGTGCAGGTTGCCTGGCTGCCATGACCTGAAGATCTGGCACACTTCTTTCCAAGAG GTGTCGGGGGCAGTGACAGTGTCCGGGTTGCTGCAGTGTGCACTAGGTTTTCTGGGAGTGCCTGGCCGCATGTTCCTCTACTGTGGGCCCCTTGTGCTGGCCCCCAGCTTGGTTGTGGCAGGGCTCTTTGCCCACAGGGAAGTGGCCCAGTTCTGTTCTGCTCACTGGGGCCTGGCCTTGCT gctTATCCTGCTCATGGTAATATGTTCTCAGCACCTGGGCTCCTGCCAGGTGCTCCTGTGCCCCTGGAGGCCAACTTCAACCTCTTCAACTCATATTCACATCCCTGCCTTCCGGCTCCTTTCG GTGCTGCTTCCTGTGACCTGTGTGTGGATCATCTCTGCTCTTATGAACCTCAGTGTTATCCCCCTGCAGCTGTCTGTCCCCTCAGTTACTCCATGGTTTTGGCTGCCTCACCCAG GTGAGTGGAACTGGCCCTTGTTGACACCCAGGGCTCTGGCTGCAGGCATCTCCATGGCTTTGGCAGCTTCCACCAGCTCCCTGTGTTGCTATGCCCTGTGTGGCCAGCTGCTGCATTtgcctcctccacctccacatgTCTGCAGTCGAGGACTGAGCATGGAGGGGCTGGGCACTGTGCTGGCTGGGCTGCTGGGGAGCCCCATGGGCACTGCATCCAGCTTCCCTAATGTGGGAACAGTGAGTCTTTTCCAG GCTGGATCTCGGCGAGTATCCCACTTAGTGGGGCTGTTCTGTATGGGGATTGGGCTCTCCCCAAAGCTGGCTCAGCTCCTCACCAGCATCCCGCTGACTGTTGTTG GTGGGGTGCTGGGGGTGACGCAGGCTGTGGTTCTATCTGCTGGATTCTCCAGTTTCCACCTGGCTGACATTGATTCTGGAAGGAATGTCTTCATTGTGGGTTTCTCCATCTTCATGGCCCTGCTGCTGCCACGGTGGCTTCGGGAAAACCCAGTCTCAATTGACACAG GATGGAATTTCCCGGATGTGTTACTGCGCTCCCTGCTGGCAGAGCCCATCTTCCTAGCTGGACTCTTGGGTTTCTTCCTAGAGAACACTGTTTCTG GTACACTGCTCGAACGAGGCCTAGATCAAGGACACCCAACTTCTTTCACTGCCCAGCAGGCTCGATTTCCTCTGAAATCCAGGAAGAAAGCTGCTCAAGAGTACGGGCTTCCTCAACCCATTCAAAACCTGTGTTCCTGTATCCCTCAGCCCCTCCGTTGTCTCTGTCCAGTGCTTAAAGACCTTGGGGATGAGGAAGGAGGTCCTGCTGAGCCAGGAGAGACAGAAGACTTATTGCCTGGCTTTAGGGAGCTACGCCCTCTATCAAGCAGAGAAGGACTTAGGTCCCAATAA
- the Slc23a3 gene encoding solute carrier family 23 member 3 isoform X7, with product MWHEKPSRNSLPPGGLSFSPAQLLASSFFSCGVSTVLQTWMGSRLPLVQAPSLEFLIPALVLTSQKPPLAIQTPGNTSLSLDLCRLPGCHDLKIWHTSFQEVSGAVTVSGLLQCALGFLGVPGRMFLYCGPLVLAPSLVVAGLFAHREVAQFCSAHWGLALLLILLMVICSQHLGSCQVLLCPWRPTSTSSTHIHIPAFRLLSVLLPVTCVWIISALMNLSVIPLQLSVPSVTPWFWLPHPGEWNWPLLTPRALAAGISMALAASTSSLCCYALCGQLLHLPPPPPHVCSRGLSMEGLGTVLAGLLGSPMGTASSFPNVGTVSLFQAGSRRVSHLVGLFCMGIGLSPKLAQLLTSIPLTVVGGVLGVTQAVVLSAGFSSFHLADIDSGRNVFIVGFSIFMALLLPRWLRENPVSIDTGWNFPDVLLRSLLAEPIFLAGLLGFFLENTVSGTLLERGLDQGHPTSFTAQQARFPLKSRKKAAQEYGLPQPIQNLCSCIPQPLRCLCPVLKDLGDEEGGPAEPGETEDLLPGFRELRPLSSREGLRSQ from the exons ATGTGGCATGAGAAACCCTCTAGAAATAG TCTCCCCCCAGGAGGACTCTCTTTCTCACCTGCTCAGCTCCTGGCCTCCAGCTTCTTCTCATGTGGTGTGTCTACGGTCCTGCAAACTTGGATGGGCAGCAG GCTCCCTCTTGTCCAGGCTCCATCCTTAGAGTTCCTTATCCCTGCACTGGTGCTGACCAGCCAGAAGCCACCTCTGGCCATCCAGACTCCTGGAAACA CCTCCCTCTCACTGGACCTGTGCAGGTTGCCTGGCTGCCATGACCTGAAGATCTGGCACACTTCTTTCCAAGAG GTGTCGGGGGCAGTGACAGTGTCCGGGTTGCTGCAGTGTGCACTAGGTTTTCTGGGAGTGCCTGGCCGCATGTTCCTCTACTGTGGGCCCCTTGTGCTGGCCCCCAGCTTGGTTGTGGCAGGGCTCTTTGCCCACAGGGAAGTGGCCCAGTTCTGTTCTGCTCACTGGGGCCTGGCCTTGCT gctTATCCTGCTCATGGTAATATGTTCTCAGCACCTGGGCTCCTGCCAGGTGCTCCTGTGCCCCTGGAGGCCAACTTCAACCTCTTCAACTCATATTCACATCCCTGCCTTCCGGCTCCTTTCG GTGCTGCTTCCTGTGACCTGTGTGTGGATCATCTCTGCTCTTATGAACCTCAGTGTTATCCCCCTGCAGCTGTCTGTCCCCTCAGTTACTCCATGGTTTTGGCTGCCTCACCCAG GTGAGTGGAACTGGCCCTTGTTGACACCCAGGGCTCTGGCTGCAGGCATCTCCATGGCTTTGGCAGCTTCCACCAGCTCCCTGTGTTGCTATGCCCTGTGTGGCCAGCTGCTGCATTtgcctcctccacctccacatgTCTGCAGTCGAGGACTGAGCATGGAGGGGCTGGGCACTGTGCTGGCTGGGCTGCTGGGGAGCCCCATGGGCACTGCATCCAGCTTCCCTAATGTGGGAACAGTGAGTCTTTTCCAG GCTGGATCTCGGCGAGTATCCCACTTAGTGGGGCTGTTCTGTATGGGGATTGGGCTCTCCCCAAAGCTGGCTCAGCTCCTCACCAGCATCCCGCTGACTGTTGTTG GTGGGGTGCTGGGGGTGACGCAGGCTGTGGTTCTATCTGCTGGATTCTCCAGTTTCCACCTGGCTGACATTGATTCTGGAAGGAATGTCTTCATTGTGGGTTTCTCCATCTTCATGGCCCTGCTGCTGCCACGGTGGCTTCGGGAAAACCCAGTCTCAATTGACACAG GATGGAATTTCCCGGATGTGTTACTGCGCTCCCTGCTGGCAGAGCCCATCTTCCTAGCTGGACTCTTGGGTTTCTTCCTAGAGAACACTGTTTCTG GTACACTGCTCGAACGAGGCCTAGATCAAGGACACCCAACTTCTTTCACTGCCCAGCAGGCTCGATTTCCTCTGAAATCCAGGAAGAAAGCTGCTCAAGAGTACGGGCTTCCTCAACCCATTCAAAACCTGTGTTCCTGTATCCCTCAGCCCCTCCGTTGTCTCTGTCCAGTGCTTAAAGACCTTGGGGATGAGGAAGGAGGTCCTGCTGAGCCAGGAGAGACAGAAGACTTATTGCCTGGCTTTAGGGAGCTACGCCCTCTATCAAGCAGAGAAGGACTTAGGTCCCAATAA
- the Slc23a3 gene encoding solute carrier family 23 member 3 isoform X2 — MPWLPCLHCCLLPRIPPPPLGSLGVGLPLGASAVFWLCSISWSWLLCSVPHTCSCFTVSPQEDSLSHLLSSWPPASSHVICWGCCSYRLPLVQAPSLEFLIPALVLTSQKPPLAIQTPGNTSLSLDLCRLPGCHDLKIWHTSFQEVSGAVTVSGLLQCALGFLGVPGRMFLYCGPLVLAPSLVVAGLFAHREVAQFCSAHWGLALLLILLMVICSQHLGSCQVLLCPWRPTSTSSTHIHIPAFRLLSVLLPVTCVWIISALMNLSVIPLQLSVPSVTPWFWLPHPGEWNWPLLTPRALAAGISMALAASTSSLCCYALCGQLLHLPPPPPHVCSRGLSMEGLGTVLAGLLGSPMGTASSFPNVGTVSLFQAGSRRVSHLVGLFCMGIGLSPKLAQLLTSIPLTVVGGVLGVTQAVVLSAGFSSFHLADIDSGRNVFIVGFSIFMALLLPRWLRENPVSIDTGWNFPDVLLRSLLAEPIFLAGLLGFFLENTVSGTLLERGLDQGHPTSFTAQQARFPLKSRKKAAQEYGLPQPIQNLCSCIPQPLRCLCPVLKDLGDEEGGPAEPGETEDLLPGFRELRPLSSREGLRSQ; from the exons ATGCCCTGGCTCCCCTGCCTCCATTGCTGCCTGCTCCCCAGAATCCCTCCACCCCCTCTTGGGTCTCTCGGTGTGGGCCTCCCACTTGGGGCTTCAGCTGTCTTCTGGCTCTGCAG CATTTCCTGGTCCTGGCTTCTCTGCTCTGTGCCTCACACCTGCTCCTGCTTCACAGTCTCCCCCCAGGAGGACTCTCTTTCTCACCTGCTCAGCTCCTGGCCTCCAGCTTCTTCTCATGTG ATCTGCTGGGGCTGCTGTTCCTACAGGCTCCCTCTTGTCCAGGCTCCATCCTTAGAGTTCCTTATCCCTGCACTGGTGCTGACCAGCCAGAAGCCACCTCTGGCCATCCAGACTCCTGGAAACA CCTCCCTCTCACTGGACCTGTGCAGGTTGCCTGGCTGCCATGACCTGAAGATCTGGCACACTTCTTTCCAAGAG GTGTCGGGGGCAGTGACAGTGTCCGGGTTGCTGCAGTGTGCACTAGGTTTTCTGGGAGTGCCTGGCCGCATGTTCCTCTACTGTGGGCCCCTTGTGCTGGCCCCCAGCTTGGTTGTGGCAGGGCTCTTTGCCCACAGGGAAGTGGCCCAGTTCTGTTCTGCTCACTGGGGCCTGGCCTTGCT gctTATCCTGCTCATGGTAATATGTTCTCAGCACCTGGGCTCCTGCCAGGTGCTCCTGTGCCCCTGGAGGCCAACTTCAACCTCTTCAACTCATATTCACATCCCTGCCTTCCGGCTCCTTTCG GTGCTGCTTCCTGTGACCTGTGTGTGGATCATCTCTGCTCTTATGAACCTCAGTGTTATCCCCCTGCAGCTGTCTGTCCCCTCAGTTACTCCATGGTTTTGGCTGCCTCACCCAG GTGAGTGGAACTGGCCCTTGTTGACACCCAGGGCTCTGGCTGCAGGCATCTCCATGGCTTTGGCAGCTTCCACCAGCTCCCTGTGTTGCTATGCCCTGTGTGGCCAGCTGCTGCATTtgcctcctccacctccacatgTCTGCAGTCGAGGACTGAGCATGGAGGGGCTGGGCACTGTGCTGGCTGGGCTGCTGGGGAGCCCCATGGGCACTGCATCCAGCTTCCCTAATGTGGGAACAGTGAGTCTTTTCCAG GCTGGATCTCGGCGAGTATCCCACTTAGTGGGGCTGTTCTGTATGGGGATTGGGCTCTCCCCAAAGCTGGCTCAGCTCCTCACCAGCATCCCGCTGACTGTTGTTG GTGGGGTGCTGGGGGTGACGCAGGCTGTGGTTCTATCTGCTGGATTCTCCAGTTTCCACCTGGCTGACATTGATTCTGGAAGGAATGTCTTCATTGTGGGTTTCTCCATCTTCATGGCCCTGCTGCTGCCACGGTGGCTTCGGGAAAACCCAGTCTCAATTGACACAG GATGGAATTTCCCGGATGTGTTACTGCGCTCCCTGCTGGCAGAGCCCATCTTCCTAGCTGGACTCTTGGGTTTCTTCCTAGAGAACACTGTTTCTG GTACACTGCTCGAACGAGGCCTAGATCAAGGACACCCAACTTCTTTCACTGCCCAGCAGGCTCGATTTCCTCTGAAATCCAGGAAGAAAGCTGCTCAAGAGTACGGGCTTCCTCAACCCATTCAAAACCTGTGTTCCTGTATCCCTCAGCCCCTCCGTTGTCTCTGTCCAGTGCTTAAAGACCTTGGGGATGAGGAAGGAGGTCCTGCTGAGCCAGGAGAGACAGAAGACTTATTGCCTGGCTTTAGGGAGCTACGCCCTCTATCAAGCAGAGAAGGACTTAGGTCCCAATAA
- the Slc23a3 gene encoding solute carrier family 23 member 3 isoform X8: MRNPLEIVSPQEDSLSHLLSSWPPASSHVICWGCCSYRLPLVQAPSLEFLIPALVLTSQKPPLAIQTPGNTSLSLDLCRLPGCHDLKIWHTSFQEVSGAVTVSGLLQCALGFLGVPGRMFLYCGPLVLAPSLVVAGLFAHREVAQFCSAHWGLALLLILLMVICSQHLGSCQVLLCPWRPTSTSSTHIHIPAFRLLSVLLPVTCVWIISALMNLSVIPLQLSVPSVTPWFWLPHPGEWNWPLLTPRALAAGISMALAASTSSLCCYALCGQLLHLPPPPPHVCSRGLSMEGLGTVLAGLLGSPMGTASSFPNVGTVSLFQAGSRRVSHLVGLFCMGIGLSPKLAQLLTSIPLTVVGGVLGVTQAVVLSAGFSSFHLADIDSGRNVFIVGFSIFMALLLPRWLRENPVSIDTGWNFPDVLLRSLLAEPIFLAGLLGFFLENTVSGTLLERGLDQGHPTSFTAQQARFPLKSRKKAAQEYGLPQPIQNLCSCIPQPLRCLCPVLKDLGDEEGGPAEPGETEDLLPGFRELRPLSSREGLRSQ, translated from the exons ATGAGAAACCCTCTAGAAATAG TCTCCCCCCAGGAGGACTCTCTTTCTCACCTGCTCAGCTCCTGGCCTCCAGCTTCTTCTCATGTG ATCTGCTGGGGCTGCTGTTCCTACAGGCTCCCTCTTGTCCAGGCTCCATCCTTAGAGTTCCTTATCCCTGCACTGGTGCTGACCAGCCAGAAGCCACCTCTGGCCATCCAGACTCCTGGAAACA CCTCCCTCTCACTGGACCTGTGCAGGTTGCCTGGCTGCCATGACCTGAAGATCTGGCACACTTCTTTCCAAGAG GTGTCGGGGGCAGTGACAGTGTCCGGGTTGCTGCAGTGTGCACTAGGTTTTCTGGGAGTGCCTGGCCGCATGTTCCTCTACTGTGGGCCCCTTGTGCTGGCCCCCAGCTTGGTTGTGGCAGGGCTCTTTGCCCACAGGGAAGTGGCCCAGTTCTGTTCTGCTCACTGGGGCCTGGCCTTGCT gctTATCCTGCTCATGGTAATATGTTCTCAGCACCTGGGCTCCTGCCAGGTGCTCCTGTGCCCCTGGAGGCCAACTTCAACCTCTTCAACTCATATTCACATCCCTGCCTTCCGGCTCCTTTCG GTGCTGCTTCCTGTGACCTGTGTGTGGATCATCTCTGCTCTTATGAACCTCAGTGTTATCCCCCTGCAGCTGTCTGTCCCCTCAGTTACTCCATGGTTTTGGCTGCCTCACCCAG GTGAGTGGAACTGGCCCTTGTTGACACCCAGGGCTCTGGCTGCAGGCATCTCCATGGCTTTGGCAGCTTCCACCAGCTCCCTGTGTTGCTATGCCCTGTGTGGCCAGCTGCTGCATTtgcctcctccacctccacatgTCTGCAGTCGAGGACTGAGCATGGAGGGGCTGGGCACTGTGCTGGCTGGGCTGCTGGGGAGCCCCATGGGCACTGCATCCAGCTTCCCTAATGTGGGAACAGTGAGTCTTTTCCAG GCTGGATCTCGGCGAGTATCCCACTTAGTGGGGCTGTTCTGTATGGGGATTGGGCTCTCCCCAAAGCTGGCTCAGCTCCTCACCAGCATCCCGCTGACTGTTGTTG GTGGGGTGCTGGGGGTGACGCAGGCTGTGGTTCTATCTGCTGGATTCTCCAGTTTCCACCTGGCTGACATTGATTCTGGAAGGAATGTCTTCATTGTGGGTTTCTCCATCTTCATGGCCCTGCTGCTGCCACGGTGGCTTCGGGAAAACCCAGTCTCAATTGACACAG GATGGAATTTCCCGGATGTGTTACTGCGCTCCCTGCTGGCAGAGCCCATCTTCCTAGCTGGACTCTTGGGTTTCTTCCTAGAGAACACTGTTTCTG GTACACTGCTCGAACGAGGCCTAGATCAAGGACACCCAACTTCTTTCACTGCCCAGCAGGCTCGATTTCCTCTGAAATCCAGGAAGAAAGCTGCTCAAGAGTACGGGCTTCCTCAACCCATTCAAAACCTGTGTTCCTGTATCCCTCAGCCCCTCCGTTGTCTCTGTCCAGTGCTTAAAGACCTTGGGGATGAGGAAGGAGGTCCTGCTGAGCCAGGAGAGACAGAAGACTTATTGCCTGGCTTTAGGGAGCTACGCCCTCTATCAAGCAGAGAAGGACTTAGGTCCCAATAA